One Patescibacteria group bacterium genomic region harbors:
- the rpsM gene encoding 30S ribosomal protein S13 gives MIRIIGIQLPANKRIEVALGYLYGIGLTRSREVLVAANVDLNKRTDALTEEETNRIREIIEKNYVVEGDLRREISTNIKRLKDIGSYRGDRHKKNLPVRGQTTKTNARTKRGKRVTVGSGRKKSSEKT, from the coding sequence ATGATCAGAATCATCGGCATTCAATTACCAGCCAATAAACGTATCGAAGTAGCTTTAGGCTATCTTTATGGGATTGGTTTGACTCGCAGCCGCGAGGTGTTAGTGGCGGCTAATGTTGATCTGAACAAACGCACGGATGCGCTGACCGAGGAAGAAACTAATCGTATCAGGGAAATCATTGAAAAAAATTATGTGGTAGAAGGCGATTTACGTCGGGAAATTTCCACGAATATTAAAAGGTTAAAGGATATCGGGAGTTACCGGGGAGATCGGCACAAGAAGAATCTGCCAGTGCGGGGACAGACCACTAAAACCAATGCTCGGACCAAGCGCGGTAAACGGGTGACGGTGGGCAGTGGCCGCAAGAAATCTTCCGAGAAGACCTAA
- the rpmJ gene encoding 50S ribosomal protein L36, with product MKVRSSVKKICQKCRVIRRCGKVRVICSNPKHKQVQG from the coding sequence ATGAAAGTCAGATCGTCTGTAAAAAAAATATGTCAAAAATGTCGGGTAATTCGCCGCTGCGGAAAAGTGCGAGTTATCTGTTCTAATCCTAAGCATAAGCAAGTTCAAGGATAA
- the infA gene encoding translation initiation factor IF-1: MSAKEVIEVKGKVLEALPNANFRVEIEGGHIILAHISGKIRMNYIKILPGDSVTVEMSPYDLARGRIIYRHK, encoded by the coding sequence ATGTCAGCTAAAGAAGTTATCGAGGTTAAGGGTAAGGTATTAGAAGCTCTGCCCAATGCAAACTTTCGGGTGGAGATTGAAGGTGGGCACATAATTTTGGCCCATATCTCAGGCAAAATTAGAATGAATTATATTAAGATTTTACCGGGAGATAGTGTGACTGTGGAAATGAGTCCCTACGATCTAGCGAGAGGTCGCATTATCTATCGCCATAAATAG
- the map gene encoding type I methionyl aminopeptidase yields MSINVKTAAEIEIMAVCGQKLVQILKHLKQQIIPGTSLKTLDQMARDAAKEQGGQPTFLGYQGYPAAICASVNEGIVHCIPTDYQLQEGDLISIDFGFCYQGWNTDAAITWIVGEDIHQYRPLLKGVYQALRAGVGQVRAGVRVGEISQAIEDTLRQAHLTIMRQFVGHGVGRELHEDPVIPNFVGHDKKVVLPSGSTIAIEPIAGVGGEGYITLPDQWSVYTTDKQPVAHFEETVVVLPEGAKILTPIQEILDFTP; encoded by the coding sequence ATGAGTATAAACGTAAAAACCGCTGCCGAAATAGAAATAATGGCTGTTTGCGGCCAAAAGCTTGTCCAGATTCTGAAACACCTTAAACAACAAATTATTCCCGGAACTTCATTGAAAACTTTAGATCAGATGGCCAGAGATGCTGCTAAAGAACAAGGGGGGCAGCCCACCTTTTTAGGTTATCAGGGTTACCCGGCAGCGATTTGCGCTTCGGTGAATGAGGGAATAGTCCATTGCATCCCGACTGATTACCAATTACAGGAAGGTGATCTCATAAGTATTGATTTCGGTTTCTGCTACCAGGGATGGAATACGGATGCCGCGATTACTTGGATCGTAGGGGAAGACATTCATCAGTACCGACCCCTCCTTAAGGGGGTTTACCAGGCCTTACGGGCCGGGGTTGGCCAAGTCCGGGCAGGTGTCCGGGTAGGCGAGATTTCCCAGGCGATTGAGGACACTCTACGGCAAGCCCATCTCACCATCATGCGGCAATTTGTCGGGCATGGGGTAGGCCGAGAGCTCCACGAGGATCCGGTGATCCCTAATTTCGTCGGCCACGACAAAAAAGTTGTTCTGCCCTCAGGCAGTACTATTGCCATTGAGCCGATTGCCGGGGTAGGAGGAGAAGGTTATATCACCTTACCAGACCAATGGAGCGTTTACACAACAGATAAGCAGCCGGTAGCCCACTTTGAAGAAACGGTGGTGGTCCTACCCGAGGGAGCCAAAATTCTCACTCCCATCCAAGAGATTTTGGATTTTACCCCTTGA